The genome window caaaacaaataaacaacagctacacatcaacaaccacacaaacacacaacataacaacaaacaatacacacacaaagaaacaacaaatttataggtgaatttttttgattttctgtgtcgatttaaatttaataaaatgtgagacaaaaacaaaaccaattaCAACAACTATAAACTGCTTGTGATCTTAAGCGTAAGCCACATATTTTCATCTCtctctcgcacacacacacacacacagtaagTCAAGAAACTGTTtggacaaaatcaaaaatttttaaattttctcttgtaatttaattttattttattcttttaaaaaggaagaaaaataattattgaattcaactatttttgtttttgtcagaacactttcttgaccaaCTAGGTAACTGTGGCTTTGcccttattatttattaacataaataatttaaattcattgttatttagaattttgctTTGCTaggtttcaaatttatttacgcAAATacagacaaaacaaaacatatagtaaatataataaatatatgaaaatggCAAGTACAGTTAATTTTACTGTCATTACTGCCTTCCCCCTCcccaaacaataacaacaacaagaactcgTTACACGTGTCAGACCCAATTGCATGGGTTAGACTGAGACAGCAGATGCTTAgaaattctaaatatatttgaaaataaacaatgataaaaaaaaaaacaacaataaaacaaaagaaaatgaaataactgATTTTATAGGTTATAAACAATTGGAAGTATGTTGTGCTGGCATTAAACGCagcaatgattttttttatacagacaacaaaacaattaagtaAACGTTTTTAGGCTCAAGCGATTATATTACAGAACAGAATATCTTAGgatcatatatgtatgtgttcgaaatgaaattgtttaaaactaaatgaataaaatatacatatacatacaacaacaacaaaattaaatacacaattggagctaaaataaaaatagataaagcAATTTCAATGCGTTTTTTGCTATTATGaaagaaaccaaaataaataaagggaATCTTTGGCATGCCGAAGATTTTATATAGTCCGACATTAATCATATTTGTGGAACACAAAATCTTTTTATGGGCGGTATCCTGTATAGGGataaattttgatgattttcctttaaaaaataacatatcTTGACCATGAATTGGTTACTAATCGGTTATTTTAGTTAAAGTAATCTCCGTTTTTGCGTTTCTGTACAATATAAGAATTtgttcggttacggtttcagtaaAGGCTACCAATTTTAATCGGTTATCcctcatttttaataaaaatccttcaataactcttattttcaatttatttgaaataaccGTTGAGATCCCCGATCCTAATCAaggatatatatgtatctactTGATCGAATCTTTATTACACATTTCCCGATCAATTTATAGTAAAAAGGTTTCTTCAATTTATTGGTAAGAACAGATAGTTTTATTGCGTCAGTTGTCTTCTCAGCCATTATTATTGTACTTTAAGACTATTTTACATCGGTacatatatagttatatattatatttgaacTATATAAGTATTATAACATATTTCGCTTTTTATTTGCATCGTGTAGGCACGTTGAAAAGGTTTAGTTTTAGTTACTTGGTAGACTTGATTACACTTAAGTGATACTTGAATATACTATAGTATATAATATACAGAGTGTGGTTCTATTAGAGACCTTAATAGACCTTGGATAGTTCTGAATATATAGTTTTAAGCAATTGCCGCTCTGTTTGACTCAATGAGCTATTCTCACTGCCGAAATCCATGAGGAGATGCTTGAGATCGCACATTTGGCGCTCTACCCAGGCACAGATGATCTCCGCCAGTGCATATTGTTGCTGGAGAGGCACAAAGGCGCCGGGACGTTCCACGGGCTCATTGTTATACCCCAGACAAGGTGTGGCAAGTTGTGGCTCAAATTGTGCCAGCGTATAATAGTATTCAATGAGCTTAATGTGCGCAGGAGATTGACGTGCTGGCGGCAGATTAAGATGCACCAGGAGCAGCAGACGGAGCACCTCCACACGACGCAACAGCTCAGCGTACATTGTGGGAGCACGTCGTTCGTATATATTGTCCACAATGTCATCCAGTTGCAGCAGAGCATTGCGATAATCCTCACGCTGCATGCTCATCTCGGCGCTCATCTCCAGATCATGGATTTGATGGGTGGGCGAAGCAAAGCTGCTCGTCCGCTCCAATTGACGCTGCAGTTGCTTCAGTTCCCGCAGCACCGCTGCCTTGAAGACACCGCTATCCGCGACACGCTCCGCCGCATTGTTATAGCAGTGGAGTGCTCCCTCCCGGAATCCGTTGTGACCGGTGCGCAACTGCAGCAGCCGGAACTCATTGTGGGCCTTCAGAAAATCACGGGCGGCCCGCACATACGCTTCCGCCTCGCGTTGCGGTGCACCGCCATAGGATTCACATTTGGCATAGCCAATGTGACACATTGCCGCATACTGCATAATTCCGGATTCCTCGAAGCTGTACGCCAGTCGCTGGAAGTCCGCCTGCACATCGGCCACACTGGGCGCAAAGCGTCTGATGAGAGCAAAATGAAAGatagaaattaataagaaGGGTTGTCTTTGCCGACGATTTAATACCtctaaagttgatttttgcgCTATCAttcctatgacaactatacGATATAGTGGTTCAATTTGAATCAAAGTTGACAAGGAAGTATAAGACAAAACGAAATGCAACATCTTTGAGTTTGATTTAGCTATCtcagcaaacaacaaagttttcgTACTAAAAGTTAATGTTTTATGCTAGCCAATAATATAGTGAGCCTATCCGGCTGGTTCTCACATCTGAACAGCCTGCATACGGACCGGACTATTTGTGACAAAAATAGAATCCCCTTTCTAAGGATGTATCAAGCATAATCGTTCGGAATCTTTCACCACAGTTGCCAAATCATTTTTGACAGTAGCGaaagcccaacaacaacaatgcataCGCTGATTTACTGTtcccaattaaaaatgtagtgCCCATAGGCATCGTCAATATTCCAACTTACTTAAAGAAAACAACTCTTTCGATTTTCTTGATCTTTGTGGAGGCGCGGAGATATTGCTCAATGGGATTCCTTGGATACTGTTccagttgctgctgatgttgttgttgctgctgctgttgatccCCCAGCTGCCCGCTGccggcgctgctgctgcgtagTTTTTCCATGTTGTTCAAGTGCTATGCATTATTTTATGCTggctttttttattgcaattatcaaaacaataaacagcaacagcctGGACAGTGCTGTATAACGCTGCGAAACAATAGTATTTGCAAAGGTTGTGCTTTGAGCAGGTGAGATTTTCCAACACTCTTGACGTCATCATACATTCGAAGTTATATTTAAAGactatttaacaaattaaattattaaatacaaagcttatacattttaatttaaatttcatattgaatgtagcatatttttaaattgtgctAAAATGTGCCGCATTCCAAAAAGAAATCGAGTTTTATTGATGACACAACCTTCACAGCTGTCCAGCTACCTCCACCTTGCTTGTTGACGTTAGCCAACACTATAACGCTCACAGCTGTTTTCACCTATACATACAGCGCCATTTTTTTGCACAACGGTCTAGAACAGAACGTAGAAAATTATTGCAGCGCTCGCCACGTTAACGCGCCGCATCGCATTTAAATACAGTGAACATATATAACAATTCGTTTTATCGTTATCATTAATTAAGCGGTATCTAAAATGGCCATCGCCGAGCACGATAacgtttttatatttgtgcCAAATTTGATTGGTAAGTCGCGTTTGGTAAACAAATGTGACCGCGCTTACAGTGGTGCAGAACTGATTGAATACAATAAATTGgcatttaatatatatcttATTTACTTGTGTGTGTAATTGCTATGCATAAATTATGAGTATATGTtcattaaacaattattttttgaaagaaaagCGTCTTGTTTTGACGGTGTGTGCAATTAGGATAACGGCCAATTTGAATTACGTATGGTTCCACTGTGCGCCGCATATCAATCTATTGTAGTGTGTGTataacacaaacaaatgtgtgtgtgtgtgtgtgttatacGGACGAATGTTATGGTTGCTTTGCCAgctttttaattcaattagcgGTTGTAGGTGGCGCTGCATTGCAACCTGTCAAATGCAAGCGGTTACAACCCTCCCCCCACCCCCCATGCCCACCCACACAGCTAATAAGGCAATGTCACCCATACAACATCATCAcggtatacatacatacaaacatattgaTTGTTGATTGAAGTTGCATTTGttgattgtttgttgttgttctttggcATTTGCAGGTTATGCACGCATCGTTTTGGCCCTGATTGCGTTTTGGTTCATGTCCACGAACTACGTGATTGCCGGCTGGTGTTATATAATCAGTGCATTACTGGATGCCGTCGACGGACATGCTGCCCGCGCCTTCAATCAGAGTGAGTAACGCCAACTAACAACATTCCATATTTCCCATTTCCATATTTACACACAATGAATTGGCTTCATCATTTGGTCTACGTCAATCATCAACGTCTGTCCGTGCGGATTGATGATTCACATGCCGGCAAATGGGCAACTGAACGGCACAAGCAAGTGTTTTGACCAAATCAAAAATGTACACAAATTctgtttcaaaaaaatattcattttttagggatttttattttatttcttattttagaaCAAGTTAATAAAGAGagttgttttaattgaatttaaatattattaagagcaagaaaaaaaattctttattctTTGTATACACCAAATAACCcccatatttttattaaaaaccaGCTCTTATGGAAACCTAACATACTCGTTTAATAACCATTAAAGTATTAAAACAGAGTGTACCAATAAATATTGGGCtcactgtatgtgtgtacatatgttcGTAGATATGTGTACAATATGCGCAATTTATTCTTTGGTCTTACGTGTCCCGCAATGGAATTTAAACCATTAAAtactttgaattatttattgacaCCTTTATCCAAAGGTGGCATTATGTGTGAGCAAGATCCAACAAAAAATTCTATATGTTCAGTTGAATGTGCGGACTGTAAGATATCcggtatctgtatctgttgaTACGAAACCCATTGGTATCCGAAAATTCACCAGGCTTTCCCTAACAAATGTCATACAGAGAACCAAATTCcctaataatttttatagaaatttatggattaaaaaaaattggaaatttagttgttattaaataatttttctatatagagtttgtattagtttgttaataaaaaatatcaggAACTTtaagataaattcaaattcaattgtaattattattccGTTATTTTTAGCTAGATTAAAcaagaaaacattaaataaatttgtatcttttccGAAAAATACCATTCAAAAATAGTAGGAacggaattttaaaattaatatagatAATTTCTACAGATTTCTTCTTTGCTTTGCCTGCTTTATAGTAACAAGAACTTTGGTTAAACACATTATTTTGATTGGATTTTTAAACACGTTGTAATGCTTTGCAGGCACACGATTTGGCGCCATGCTGGACCAGCTGACGGATCGTTGCGGCACGACAGGATTGCTGGTGACCTTGGCCTATTTCTATCCACGCTATATGTTCTGGTTCCAGCTGTCGATTGCCATTGATGTCGCCTGTCATTGGCTCTACATGCAGACGTATGTCTTTGGCAAATTAATGTTGTATTTTAGACTTTAactaaatttgcattttcaggAGCGTTGTGGTTGGACGCGTCTCGCATAAGGTGAATGATAATTTTGTGATGCGCATCTATTATCAGAAGGATGTGCTCACCTTTATGTGCTGCGTTAATGAGCTCTTCTACGTTTGCCTGTATCTCTTGCATTTCACCTATGGACCCCTGAGTACGTCATCACATTAATAATCTAATCTTGttccaaatttaaatgttaaccTCTGTTTCGTTTCATGTTTATTTGCACAGTTTTTGGCGCCTCGTTGTTCAAAATATTGGCCTTCCTCACCGGCCCCTTTGCCGTGCTCAAGGCCCTGATCTCTGTTATGCATGCTTATGTTGCTGGCGTCGATTTGGCAGCTGTAGATGTTCGTGAGCGACAGGAGAAGCGTCAGAAAGCCGAGCCAGTTGTTGCTGGCAAGAAGCTGgaataaaaacaatgcaaaaagcACTTTACTAAAAGTACGAAGCAACACTCTTGATTCCAaataactaaaactaaaacaaatgaaaaaaggagaaaaaaataacattgtgaaagaagagaaaaatCAACTAACTTATAATAGTCAATTTTTAGTAAGTTATTAGTATGCACTATTgctaatttgttgattttattttgtatttttagtttaacatttaatttgaattcgGGCGGGCGACACTTGCGtcaatatttttatcacaagtgattttaagcattataattgtatatttatttgcctaagttaaagttaatgttaatttataaatttttgtgacgcttatacaaacacacacacacatacagatccatggatatataattatatacgagtatatatacaaatatatgtatttagtaATGCATGtgaaagaaattgcaaaacttGTTAGATGGGTTCATAATTAATGTCAtccattttaaatgaatttttaaatataaccaACTAATtcaatgtatgtgtatttaacATAAGACGTAGCAACAATTGGTACCTATTACTTATTAAATGGCGAGACCTGCAAATTGAAGGatcaacaagaaaaacaatggCGATATTAGTCAAAATcgtttaaaaaagaattacaaccaaaataaaaatctacaaaCTGTTGTTGTCAGTGGTAAATAcgttaaataaactaaatagtTTTGTGTGCTAAATTACCCAGTTAAATTGATTGTTCTTAATACACATCACACGGACATTTTTGAATGACGCGCCAAGCGATTAGAGCAACTGTATTTGCAGCCCTGGCTAAAACCGATCAAACAAGCTGTGCGGCGATAGTAGTCAAAAacatcataaattttaagcaaaaaatgtaaaacaacaaaaaatttcctAAAATCTGTTTGTCAGTgatgaataaacaaaatagttCTGTGTGCAAAATTAACTGTTAAATcgactatttttaatatttacatcaATAACAACTATTTTACTAAAGTTGCGCGCCTATCGATTTCGAGCAACAAAAGGAGCACTGGCAGCCCTGGTTAGGAAAGCGCCCAGCCCCACCAAACGAACAGCTGACGCGCAGTGCTGTGTAGCCCTGGTAATACGGCCGCATACCGATTTCGCatcttatttgttatttatatatttttgttatcacACAATGGATTTATGAATGAAACAGCAGTGCCGATCAAACTGATAAAGCGTGGAGAGGAGCAGCCATCATGAAGATGGGAATGGGCTACACAGTGCTATCGCGTTTGCGCACCTTGGCACGCTACACAATCGCATACGCTTGTATAACGCATTGCACCTTTGAGTATGTGGGTGATTTTGTTTTGGTAAATATATaacacaaatttaacaaataacatatgtaaatacagtGAGTACAAAAGagtataataattaagttGCAGTAAAAGTTAGACTGCAAACATTGAAGCAACTGCCTATACTTTTTTGATACACTGTATATGTgcagttaatttattaactaacttgtaattttttcttgcagTGCAAAGGCCCCTCCATGGAGCCTACACTCTTCTCGGACAATGTGCTGCTAACGGAACGTCTTTCAAAATATTGGCGCAAATATCAATCGGGCGATATTATTATTGCCGTCTCACCGGTAAATGCCAGCCAATTTATATGTAAGCGTATTGTGGCCGTGTCCGGTGAGAAAATAACAACACTTAAACCACATCCACTCGAGGCTGAATCGGCGTCAAAGTTGCCAAATGAAATGACCATGGTTACGGATTATGTGCCACATGGTTGCGTTTGGATTGAGGGCGATAATAAGGGCAATAGCTCCGATTCACGTTACTATGGGCCCATACCATTGGGACTAATCCGCAGTCGTGTCGTCTGTCGCATTTGGCCGCTATCGGAGCTAACGGGACTGTAGTATCATCAAATTTCTAGTTGTAActtctatttgtatttttcattgtAAATTAACGAGCAGTAAATTAGCACATTGTGATTGaccaacaattttaattctttataggagctttaaaaaatacttcGAAAACCGTCAACTCGATAGTCGGAACTCGATACTGGAactcgataatatttttgacgatcaatcgagttaattaaattgattttcctaaaaaaaaatcgacaactcaatTCTATTATGAATCtgcatgaaaattgaaattactatacattttttacatACTTTGCTTAACGcagtttcaaaaattttaaactgtcataattatttcaaatctgaaccgatttcctAGCGGAATGCGAATTTAAtatctaatttgattctgcatcaaaattgggaaattcaatttattccatcattgaatttaatatctaatttgattttgcatcaaaattgctaaattcaatttattccaCCACTGTCCATACTCctcttgacactttatcaGAAAATTcgatttactaaaaaaaaatattaataccaaattgaaaaattttgaattcttctcttatttaaaatttctacacttgtttctttttttttgctttttatttttagttatttttttggtttttgtaatttgtataaaaatatttggaattcGCATAAGATATCCATAAAAActtactaaaaattttaactacaaatttttgttggatatgtacaaattaaaattaagccaagtttttgttttctagaGAAAATTGCACTAATTTTTTGGCTGCGTATCAACGTAATACAATTGATACTCTTTCTTGAGCACCTGATGCAACATATTGGTACAGGTAAAGTCCAGTCCACGCTTCCGATTGTCCAGATAGGTGCGGGCAAAGAGACGATTCCCCTCAAGCACCTGCGGATGCTCCAGGTATTCATCAAGTGGCATCCAACGGACACGTTCAATTTCCCGATTGCAACGATTTATGTCTAGATTTTGGGGTTTTAGGCCCATGACAATGTAAATGTCGGAGCAACCAAAGTTGCCAGCATGTGAATGCCTCAGACAGATCATGGATGTGAATGTTGTTCGAATTCCGGTCTCCTCTTTAACCTCACGCACGGCGGCATCAATAAGATTCTCATTGGGCTCCACATAGCCACCGGGCAGTTTCCAAATATTGTTGACAGGCGCATTTCGATCGGAGACAACCAAGACCTCATTCTGATCGTTGATCACCAAACCACCGACGCCCAACAATGTATGTGCATAATGTGGCAGATTTGGTGTCTCATCTGTTGGCAGCCAGCGATACATGACGACCACTCCGGTCCGTGCATGATGGAAATCGAAGCCCGACTCGGCCAAAATGGGCACCCAGTCCGCTTGCTCCTTGTAGACGCGAAACCAAATCGCACGCTTCTTCTGTGCCGTCCAGTAGTCCAAGGATTCTGCAAAgtaacatttgttttatagttGTCATTTAGTATGCGTTAGTCTGCAGTCGAGTGAATCCGACTATAAATGGCCCTGTATTTATTCTCAATCAACTAAACTATGCTATCacattaaatatcaaaaaataactatGATTAAGCCTGAAACATGGATTAGTTTTGTCATGCTTtgtatcttttaaataaatcaaaaaatagaactccatttagaaaaattaacgTCTGCTAATTTATGATACAATAATTAAGTTTCAAATTCATGGAATATAtctgacttttaatttttgttatccatttttttaagtttaaaaaatttttaaatttagttatagctttatattttttttaatttgatcaaaactaaaagtggaaaataaaaatgcatctTGTTTTCAGGACATAGTCCTATGGTCCAATAGCTCTTCCAAGaatattataaagaaaatttcaaaatcaaagataattttgttttttttttgcatcttcagggatacaatttaaatttgaccTGCTTAGGATATTAAATtttggacagacagacggacttGAAGTTTGATGCTGATTAaaagtataatatataatatactttatgggaACAAAGAGATGTCTTTATCTACCCTTTGACAAATCTATTAGTGCTTTGTAGTGTTGAAGTAAACTATCGAGAATTGGAAAATCGGTTAGGAAGTGAAAATGCAGTTACTTTGTAGCTTTTGCCGGAATTCTGTGTGGTTGATTGTCGTCTCCTGTTTGCCGTCTACGGTGACGCCTTTGAACCGATCCGTCACGCCACGAAACACATCCGGAGGAGAATCCATGGATTTATAGCTGCaatcaaaatggaaaatgaggAACAGTTTAATGCGAGAGATGATTAATGCTTACGTTTGATAATGCCGATATGTGGTCTTAACTGGATTTTCTCGCTGCTTGCCGAAAaatctcttgttgttgtttttgttgctaatGGTGTTGTAGTtgcgcgttgttgttgttgctgccacaatgTTCAATTTCCGCCATGTATTGAAGGCGTTTAACATAAAACAATTACTGCGGCTCAACAATACGGCTGGCgacattaaataattcaaattgtcgcaattgcagttgctgttgttgtgctgttgttgttgcaacctTTTTCTATGTGCAACTTTTCAAATTACAACTCGAAAGTAACGGCAGCGCATGCTGTTTGAacataaagaaagaaatacatataacaattttagtttgaaaaaaatattttctttgtttaattatagtttctcagaaaaagaaaaaaatgaataaataaatataagcgtAAGATGaattggaatttatttttgttgtccaTACAATTACTTGACTGACTGTATGTACTAAAAATACTACAATATTGCATCCAAAAATACCAAGCATTTTATATCAATAAGGATCAACAAAACAGCTGATAAAACTCAAACACCCCgtttaaaaaacaagtttaGTTATTGATTCACTCTTTgtgttgatttaaattaattctaataTAACAAGCAACTATTATTGTCATTATCTCAGTCGGAAGAGTGATAAGCACAGCAGTTCATCTGCTTCCCTTCAATTACCCCCTTCGCCAACAAATTTGACGCATAGGTGGCGTTTGCactttgcacacacacacacacaaacgcaaaTAAATGTCAACCTGGCGGCAACCTTGAATGACAATGAatgtctgcatgtgtgtgacaCAGAGAGCATAACAAAGAGAAAGAcagggacagagagagagagagaacgtaGAATGTTTCCGTATTGCtgcactttgttgttgtttatgatgAGTTATAACATTTCTATGCTGGTTTTATGTAATCCAcaatcacacactcacatgcaaACATGTTGCACCCATTTATATAGTGTATTTTAAAAGTAGTTTTCGCTGTCCACTAGTTGCACTTtaagcaattattataattaattaataacactTACAGATTCGCGCCTGATTTGCAACAAAATACGGGAGCAACCAAAAACCGAGGGTTGCCCATCCAGTAAAAACTTCCGATCCGGCTCGATTTTAATAccttaaaaatatgtacttttttgaaaaaaggtattctgaatttttgtccctttttccaattttttttttatagaatttttaaaattgttgcagaatttttgttagaattttctcgatttttttgatattgttttttaaagaattacaTTTTCAAACTTCTTTCCCCGAGGGCTGACGAGCTTTGAACTTTCCTAAAAATGTCtaccttaattttatcaaatttcaatttcttatcttattttaaattttaataaaatttattgatttttttttagttttttgcatttttaaaattgaaatttttatcagtgctgCCAGTTAGACCGTCAGTGTTGAGACTGCACAGCTGATTTGCAAATGTagtagcagtgctgccaacttgttttaatagtcGTGTAGCAACAAAAGGCGGGCtggtagaattttaaaaatttgtgtaaaatttaaaatgttgtttcttGATTCTCAGCTGTAATGTCTTTGTTACGGTAGAGGGAGAGGAATATCCCGGAAGATCCGACGAACGCGTGGAGGCAAATTGAACAACAGGCCATGCTTCAATAAGGATTAACAgccataaaataatatgttatACGGTGTTGGCAATAAAACtgataatatttgaatacttAAATATAGGTCAAACGTCCCATATTGCaaaattttggtataaaataaattagaaatttttccTTATCTTAATTCTGATAAGATAGAATGATAATCAAGAACCAAAAAACGTGTATAAATACTGCCTTTTTATGGAGTACAGAAGTCAGCGTTTTGcgcaaaatgttaaaaaatacaacaagtcTATTGTTTCTATTCGGTGGAGTTGCCTTAAGTCTGGGTATTTCCATTACGCCCAGCATAAGAGAAGGTGAGTTGTACCACAAACTTTGCTCCATAAACCGTACGATAAAATGTATAGTATTAAGCCCCTATATTTTTCAAGGTTTCACGGATATTTTAACACTGCCATTCGTTAGGATAGGCGATGGATATTATTACtttgaatgaaattatataGCGACTTGGTTTGAGGCATTTGAAAGTTGTCGTCGATGAATGCCACTTTGATAAGCTTTGAGACGATGCAAAAATGGATTGATTGGAGCTCTTTAATGATGAGTTTACTTACTGGACTTCTGGTAATGACTTGGGCAAACAATCTCGTCACGTCTGGTTTGGCAATGGACATCCAATTGGCATTAAAATTTGGGCTCCAGGTCAAcccgaaaattttaaaaataatgaacacTGTGATAAACTCAACTTTAGAATGTTCAATACCACACAAAGGAAGGGTCTGAACGATGCCCCTTGTCTATCCAAAACACGTCATATCTGTGAGGTACCACAACCCTATACAgcttcatttgttgttgtatttaaaattatattataataaagaacatttttgactactcaatcaatcaattattAAGCACAGTTTTTCTCtataga of Drosophila innubila isolate TH190305 chromosome X, UK_Dinn_1.0, whole genome shotgun sequence contains these proteins:
- the LOC117781953 gene encoding uncharacterized protein LOC117781953, which codes for MEKLRSSSAGSGQLGDQQQQQQQHQQQLEQYPRNPIEQYLRASTKIKKIERVVFFKRFAPSVADVQADFQRLAYSFEESGIMQYAAMCHIGYAKCESYGGAPQREAEAYVRAARDFLKAHNEFRLLQLRTGHNGFREGALHCYNNAAERVADSGVFKAAVLRELKQLQRQLERTSSFASPTHQIHDLEMSAEMSMQREDYRNALLQLDDIVDNIYERRAPTMYAELLRRVEVLRLLLLVHLNLPPARQSPAHIKLIEYYYTLAQFEPQLATPCLGYNNEPVERPGAFVPLQQQYALAEIICAWVERQMCDLKHLLMDFGSENSSLSQTERQLLKTIYSELSKVY
- the LOC117781964 gene encoding CDP-diacylglycerol--inositol 3-phosphatidyltransferase, encoding MAIAEHDNVFIFVPNLIGYARIVLALIAFWFMSTNYVIAGWCYIISALLDAVDGHAARAFNQSTRFGAMLDQLTDRCGTTGLLVTLAYFYPRYMFWFQLSIAIDVACHWLYMQTSVVVGRVSHKVNDNFVMRIYYQKDVLTFMCCVNELFYVCLYLLHFTYGPLIFGASLFKILAFLTGPFAVLKALISVMHAYVAGVDLAAVDVRERQEKRQKAEPVVAGKKLE
- the LOC117781971 gene encoding mitochondrial inner membrane protease subunit 1, producing the protein MKMGMGYTVLSRLRTLARYTIAYACITHCTFEYVGDFVLCKGPSMEPTLFSDNVLLTERLSKYWRKYQSGDIIIAVSPVNASQFICKRIVAVSGEKITTLKPHPLEAESASKLPNEMTMVTDYVPHGCVWIEGDNKGNSSDSRYYGPIPLGLIRSRVVCRIWPLSELTGL
- the LOC117793566 gene encoding nudix hydrolase 8, encoding MSPAVLLSRSNCFMLNAFNTWRKLNIVAATTTTRNYNTISNKNNNKRFFGKQRENPVKTTYRHYQTYKSMDSPPDVFRGVTDRFKGVTVDGKQETTINHTEFRQKLQKSLDYWTAQKKRAIWFRVYKEQADWVPILAESGFDFHHARTGVVVMYRWLPTDETPNLPHYAHTLLGVGGLVINDQNEVLVVSDRNAPVNNIWKLPGGYVEPNENLIDAAVREVKEETGIRTTFTSMICLRHSHAGNFGCSDIYIVMGLKPQNLDINRCNREIERVRWMPLDEYLEHPQVLEGNRLFARTYLDNRKRGLDFTCTNMLHQVLKKEYQLYYVDTQPKN